GACTGGTGCTCCAAAAATTCGTGCGATGGAGCTCATTGCACAGTATGAGGGAATCAAACGTGGATTTTACAGTGGAAGTATTGGTTACTTCGGGTTTGATGGAAATATGGACACTGCGATCACAATCCGTACTGCAATGGTAAAAGAGGATAAGGTTATTCTTCAAGCCGGTGCAGGTGTTGTAGCTGATAGTCAAAATGAGCTAGAGTATTTAGAAGTTACAAATAAACTAGGTGCACTTGTTCACTCTTTAAAGGACTTGGATTAATGAAACTGTTCGCTATTTTTGGCGATCCTGTTTCACACTCAAGATCTCCTCTTATGCACAACTGTGTATTTAAAAATCTAAACTATCCCGCATGTTATACTCGTGTACATCTAAAAGACGGCTCTAAACTTCGTGATACTTTCTTTGCACTCGGTTTAAGCGGTGCAAATATAACTGTCCCACATAAAGAAGCAGCTTACAACGCATGTGATGAGATCAGAGGCTTTGCTAAAACTGTAGGTGTTGTAAATACGATCATCAACGAAAATGGCAAACTGATAGGCTATAACACAGATGCTGATGGCTTTATGTACTCTATAGAAGAGTTTGGAGATATAAAAAACATATTAGTCATCGGTGCAGGTGGAACTTCTAAAGCGCTCTCTTCAAGATTTAAACAAGACGGTATAGTCGTAGATGTACTAAATAGAAGTGAAGGCAGACTTGAGGAGTTTAAATCGATAGTTGATAACACTTACACTTGGGATAGTCTCGTAATTAAAAAATACGACCTTGTAGTAAACACGACAAGTGCAGGCCTAAGTGATGAGAACTACCCTTGCCCGCTTAACATGCTTGAAAATATACTAGATAACACCTCATACGTTGCAGACGCTATATACGGAAAACTAACTCCGTTTTTAAAACTTGCCAGTGAAAAAGGTCTGACATATAAAGATGGTTCCGACATGCTTCTTGGTCAAGGTGTTTTGGCTAATGAGTTGTTTGTAAATGGTGAGTTAAAAAAAGAAGATATTCGTATGTATATGAAAAAAAGCTTTGAGCTTTAATTCATATATTAGTCGTTAAGACGCTCTAATAGAGAACCTGCTAACTCCATATATACACTTTTTTTCATATCTTCAACTTCAGACATGTTTTGTACTGCATAACTTTTTATCATTTTGTCTAAAGAATTTATATCGTAGTGTTCAGCAAGCATAACTTCCATTACAGCTATCTTCTCAACTATCTTGTCAAACTCATCTTCAGCTAGATCTTTACTTACCTGAGAGTTAAAGTCCCAGTATTTTGATTTTGGCGTACCACCAAAGATATTATCTTCATCTTCTAATAGTGCTTCAAATTTTGCCATTAGATATTTCCTTGTTTTTTTAATTAGAGAATTTTATCTCTTAATACTTGTTTTAAACTTTAACTCTTGTCTCTAATGCTCTGGTTAAAGAAAGGATGTCAATGTTTTCTAAACTAACACCTGTAGGCACACCCTGAGCGATTTTAGAGAAGTTAATATTGTACTTTTGAAGCTTATCTTCTATGTACAGTATTACTGCATCGTTTGAGATCGATGGAGTTATTGCGAACACTATCTCTTTAACTCCATTTTTTACTATTTTTTCAAGATGTTCTATGCTTAAATTCTCAAGCGATTCTAACACAAAGTACTTACCGTCAAACAAGCCGTTTTCTTCTAAAAGAAGTATATCTTTAGCATTTTCAACTATACAAAGGAGTGATTCATCCCTGCTCTCATCACAACATATAAAACAAAGCTCATCCTCACTCATACCGCCACAACTGGTACACTTTTTTAAACTACCAAGTGCATCTTCTATAGCATGTGCGATTTTTATGCCCGTATATGAGTCATTCATAACCATATGGTAAGCTAGTCTTGTAGCTGATTTTTTACCTACGGTCGGTAAAGATTCTAAAGCTTCGACAAG
The Sulfurimonas sp. genome window above contains:
- a CDS encoding shikimate dehydrogenase codes for the protein MKLFAIFGDPVSHSRSPLMHNCVFKNLNYPACYTRVHLKDGSKLRDTFFALGLSGANITVPHKEAAYNACDEIRGFAKTVGVVNTIINENGKLIGYNTDADGFMYSIEEFGDIKNILVIGAGGTSKALSSRFKQDGIVVDVLNRSEGRLEEFKSIVDNTYTWDSLVIKKYDLVVNTTSAGLSDENYPCPLNMLENILDNTSYVADAIYGKLTPFLKLASEKGLTYKDGSDMLLGQGVLANELFVNGELKKEDIRMYMKKSFEL
- a CDS encoding DUF2018 family protein; translation: MAKFEALLEDEDNIFGGTPKSKYWDFNSQVSKDLAEDEFDKIVEKIAVMEVMLAEHYDINSLDKMIKSYAVQNMSEVEDMKKSVYMELAGSLLERLND
- the recR gene encoding recombination mediator RecR, producing the protein MIRSLEKFNRLVEALESLPTVGKKSATRLAYHMVMNDSYTGIKIAHAIEDALGSLKKCTSCGGMSEDELCFICCDESRDESLLCIVENAKDILLLEENGLFDGKYFVLESLENLSIEHLEKIVKNGVKEIVFAITPSISNDAVILYIEDKLQKYNINFSKIAQGVPTGVSLENIDILSLTRALETRVKV